A window from Pagrus major chromosome 4, Pma_NU_1.0 encodes these proteins:
- the nsun3 gene encoding tRNA (cytosine(34)-C(5))-methyltransferase, mitochondrial, which yields MSKYMLVHQCHSLTWGITCFKTKKLTPLWWLWSCNCHTGPEDVLQLNEQNRSSRKQVTKRHTKGRSSCQPVLDRFDQQYSQELGDLWPSARAVLLDPPSWQYGVMLNRFSAVTEITQTLQSQGFSTLLPRSDVSTLPCSVRSTVSNSKQEKGKDSLSECAPNDSDLQPDTTSHALGQALESEPSLSLPRPSLQCYIHPHPLRFPSQAHRPGQLKQYYLLNAASLLPVLALQVRDGEKVLDLCSAPGGKALAIMQGANPALLCCNEPDPHRRDWLAKTLESFLPHSLNSRVIVSPQDGRSFGQSEAGTYDKVLVDAPCSNDRSWLYSCSSQQGEQRLQERARLPALQAQLLRSALSAVRPGGVVVYSTCTLSSSENYTVVETVLNDCPEAEPEDLWEEIAVPLSKYFAFSPAHPGHRGQTLHKPQNGNVSSYRHTLGILVVPQAGKTWGPMFLSRIRRRK from the exons ATGTCTAAATACATGTTAGTACATCAGTGCCACAGTCTGACGTGGGGaataacttgttttaaaactaagAAGCTGACTCCTCTGTGGTGGTTGTGGTCGTGTAACTGTCACACAGGACCCGAGGATGTTTTACAACTCAACGAGCAAAACAGATCCTCCAGGAAGCAG GTTACTAAAAGGCACACAAAAGGAAGATCTTCATGTCAACCAGTACTGGATCGTTTCGACCAGCAGTACAGTCAGGAACTTGGAGACTTATGGCCGTCTGCTAG AGCTGTGCTCCTGGACCCTCCCTCTTGGCAGTATGGGGTCATGCTCAACCGCTTCAGCGCTGTGACAGAAATCACACAGACTCTTCAGTCACAGGGCTTTTCAACATTGCTGCCACGATCAGATGTGTCCACGTTGCCTTGTAGTGTCCGCTCAACAGTCTCAAATTCTaaacaggaaaaaggaaaagactcTTTGTCCGAGTGCGCCCCTAATGACTCCGATCTCCAACCTGACACCACCTCTCATGCACTCGGTCAGGCTCTTGAATCAGAGCCTTCACTCAGTTTACCCCGTCCTTCATTACAATGCTACATCCACCCACATCCTCTGCGGTTTCCCTCTCAGGCCCACAGGCCTGGCCAGCTGAAGCAGTACTACCTCCTGAATGCAGCCTCCCTGCTTCCAGTGCTGGCTCTGCAAGTCAGAGATGGGGAGAAGGTTTTGGATCTTTGCTCTGCTCCTGGGGGCAAAGCCTTAGCAATAATGCAGGGTGCCAACCCAG CGCTTCTCTGCTGTAATGAACCAGACCCTCACAGACGGGACTGGCTAGCCAAAACCCTGGAGTCCTTTCTGCCTCACTCACTAAACAGCAGAGTGATTGTGTCTCCGCAGGACGGACGGTCTTTTGGGCAAAGTGAAGCAGGGACATATGACAAG GTTTTAGTCGATGCTCCATGTTCTAATGACAGGAGCTGGTTGTATTCTTgcagcagccagcagggggAACAGAGACTACAAGAAAGGGCCAGGCTGCCTGCGCTCCAGGCTCAGCTGCTTAG GTCTGCACTGTCAGCAGTCCGTCCGGGGGGCGTCGTGGTCTATTCCACTTGCACACTGTCCAGCTCTGAGAACTACACTGTGGTTGAGACGGTGCTGAATGACTGTCCTGAGGCTGAACCCGAAGACCTGTGGGAAGAGATTGCTGTTCCTTTATCAAAATACTTTGCATTTAGTCCTGCTCACCCTGGTCACAGAGGACAGACACTTCACAAGCCACAGAATGGCAACGTGTCCTCTTACCGACACACACTCGGCATTTTAGTGGTTCCTCAAGCAGGCAAGACCTGGGGACCCATGTTTTTGTCCCGGATTAGAAGGAGGAAATAA